The sequence CCcgttgagttcttgatgaaggctcttagtgtcctgttgatcttgtacagttccagacattccagtatctacgtgtgtggcattgagtcgtaggctttctggtggtcgatccaggcggtgcacaagttggtttGCCTattctctgtgtactgctctgtccaccagtagctggtgcttggctcccctggtgttactaccaactcctttctgtgtcccactcatatattgatccatgtgcctactcatcttagctgccatgatgcctgacaggagcttccatgttgtactgagacaggttattggccggtagttggatggggtagattccttctgtgggtctttcatgatcaggactgtcctgccttcagtcagccattctgggtgcgtcccatcccttagcagctggttcatctgtgctgctagatgctcgtggagtgctgtcagcttctttagccagtatgtatggatcatatcggggcccggtgctgaccaactcttcatctttgacactctttcttggatgtctgccattgagatggttactggttcttgttctgggaggcagctgtggtcagtcctcaggtccactagccactgggcatcggtgttgtgtgatgctactctttcccatatgcccttccagtatttctccacctcagctcttggtgggtctgaccggatgctatttccctgccactgagagtacacctttgctggttgagtggagaaggtcttgtttattctcctggcctcaatctccttggtgtatctcttcagttgggtagccagagctgttagtctctatttggcagtttcgagtgcttcaggtatggagagcttgctgtatttcctgggtacccctttattcaccatgttccccttctgtagctcggctagctggctgacttctctccgtgtcgcctttatcttggcctctaaccgtctcttccatggagggtattgtttgttatgccctgtgttgatcttgtatcccagcatctcgaggattactgttgctgtactgtggatcagcttgttggtctcagttatgttccctgtggggatggttcttattgcagcattcacatcttctagcagatcttctgaaggtacttgacaacttagcttcggtatttgtcggaggctccaggtttccatttgggtcacgatcttccttcgcaggtcagcagctcttgtattgaggctgtctatgtctcttggggcttggtacccaatcacggattgtggggggggtgatatccccccgctgacctggcgtcctggctcccccttgccgtagcattgttgttgtattccatcgatctctagttgtgacagcagttttcggttacggatgttggaacactgggctaacagctgtttctttgttagccttgattgtgggtttcgaagcatccattggtcccacatccaccccatatatcccctctctctgggattacttgtgtagtagcattccaacaactccgtattctccgcccttgtccatgtgtgtcttgttccagtagcccatttctcatcagattgccctggttccctagcatctgacgcggaccttggtaacccgggcgacgtccgagccggtatgactctgtcattattgtgttcactcatgtttgaggtaggctcgtatagcattaagggtcttgcctaaggaccctcactggatagtgtccgccaaGTCTGGGGTttgaaaccacgccctcctgcattccaggccacgccctcctgcattccagaccacgcccctttctgcattttgtgtACATTGACTGAATAGTGTTTGTCcagaccgggattcgaacccacaacctcctgcattcaagtcagttgacttaaccactgtactatccagctgctatatatatatatatacacacacacacacacacacacacacacacacacacacacacacacacacacacacacacacacacacacacacacacacacacacacacacacacacacacacaaatacacacatatatatacatacagtatatgtataacCAGCtgagtatacatatatacatatatactgtatgtatacagtatatatgtatacatacagtatacatatatactgtatgtatttttcaacccttgagaagtatcaaggatGACGCTGGCGGCTCCAGCTGCAGCTGACTGAGGCTCTCGTCTGGTTTCTGGGAACGCTGTAGATCCCACAGGTCAGTCTGGAGTTCTGTGGACCTGAGATGGTGACCTGGAGGTTCCTCAGAAGAATCTGGATCCAGTTCAGCCCTGAAGGACACCAGACCTGACCTCTGAGCTGCAACCAAATGACTGTAGAGAAAATTATGGAGACTCTGCTTCGTTTCCTTCATTATTGACTGAATTTTATGACTAAATCTTCCTGAACTTTTTATACAATAATTTAACTTTGATAAATGACTTTCAATAATTGATTAGTCATACATTTGACAGTAGGAGTTGTGTTGGGGCCTCACAAAGCTTTGTTCAGATGAATGTGTccccaggtgaaggaggagatgtTCTATTTAGAATGTTTCTGCGTGACATAAAACCTGTTTTATTAACATAGTTTGAACCCTTGAAGGATGTAGGAGGTGTCACAGCGGTGTTGGTCGCCAAGGGGAACCAACAGAAACACCATGTTGGTAGCTGGCTGGAGTATTAATGGGGCTCAAAGGAAGGATTTCTACGTCACAACAGACCTGAACTGGACAAACGTCTCTTTGTCATAGCTGGATTTTACAGGATGAATGTGTAAATCAGCTTTTTATAGACCTGTGAAACGTGTGCGCTGCATTTGTAGACCGATCGTCACTGGAGAGAGATCACCTCAGTTTGTATTACAGTATCCATAGAAAACAATAAATGCTAATAATGTGTAACATGCTCTTTAAAATCCACAAAGACACACCTGAACCCACCTGTCTGTATTTTGATTGGCATGCTGGTTAGCATTCTAATGTTAGCCACACATGCTAGATTATTACTTCCCCCACTAAGGTTGTGTTTTTTCAATGATTAATTGTCCATTTAGAATTGTTAGAATGGTTTTAGAAAAAAGGGGCGTGGCCAGgaacttttctgtttttttaaaatcaaaaacttTGATGTATTCGACTCAAACCACACAATAAATTCCAGCGACATGTAGAAAGGCCAAGCGTGTAGCTAGCTGTATAGCTGTTTATTTagagctagcatgctaacatgaaaATACTGCAGTCACTGTCCAAACTTTAGCTTGTTGTCATGCATGATTATTTTTGGTGGAGCTAACGGCTCATAGATGTGGTGTTCACCTGTCAGTCAGGAATGTTACAGGAGCTAAAGGTGTGCAGGCATCAGCTGTTTAGCATCAGATGTTTAGCATCAGCTGGTTAGCATCAGCTGGTTAGCATCAGCTGGTTAGCACCGGCTGTTCAGCACCAGCTGTTCAGCATCAGCTGTTTAGCATCAGCTGGTAAGCACCAGCTGGTTAGCATCAGCTGGTTAGAATCAGCTGGTTAGAATCAGCTGGTTAGCATCAGCTGGTTAGAATCAGCTGGTTAGCATCAGCATGTAAGCATCAGCTGGTTAGCATCAGCTGGTTAGCATCAGCTGGTTAGCATCAGCTGGTTAGCATCAGCATGTAAGCATCAGCTGGTTAGCATCAGCTGGTTAGAATTAGCTGGTTAGCATCAACTGGTTAGCACCAGCTGGTTAGCATCAGCTGGTAAGCATCAGCTGGTTAGCACCAGCTGGTTAGCATCAGCTGGTTAGCACCAGCTGGTTAGCATCAGCTGGTTAGCACCAGCTGGTAAGCATCAGCTGGTTAGCACCAGCTGGTTAGCATCAGCTGGTTAGCACCAGGTGTCCAGGTGGGTTTCCTGTGATCTTCCAAACTGAACTCTGCTCGTGTTGAGGCAGGAACGGGAGGAGAAGACGGATTAAAAGGCTTTTGTTCAGAGGTGTGAATCATTCTAATCATGTGAGGATAACATCCAGTCAGCGACACCTCAGATGGCCTCGATACCGCTAAGCTAAGATTATCGCTATCTGTGTCATCAGCACATGTGTTCGGGCAGGAAGCTCCGGGCCTCACCtgagtgttggtgtgtgtgaccATCACACACtcttacgtgtgtgtgtgtgacggctgAGGCCATCACACACTCTTATTTCCACGGCCGTGCTCGGTGCTTCTACTCCTTTCCAGACATAATTGCCTCGTTGTAACGGTGATATTCTACAATTAGCGGATTAGTTCCAGCACATTGACTACAGCTGAGGCGGCGTGTAAACAGTGATCAGGCTCCCCGTAAATAACCTGAAGGTCAGGTGGAAGGATCGTTTGTCTCGTGTGGATCACAGGACTGCTGGGGAACGTGTGGTAGAGATGGATTCAGGGGGGGGTCAGTGGTTTGGTATTCCTCCCCCGTAACGTTCAGAGCCGCGAGCCGACAGACTCACCAGGAACTGATGTTTTAAACCGCAGTGGAGTGAGCAGAGGTCTTAGAACGCCACTCCTTAAAGTCGTGAAACACTGACACGTCTTCATGaagtataataaaataaaaccacaagcAAATCCTGACATGATCTGACTGATCGATTTAGACAAGGTTCCATTTCTAATCCCCTCCCACGTGATCCATAACGGTCCGAGAGCGGATTTACggcagcagagaggagcagcTCGGTCCCCACGAGTCCAGTCTGACGTTTGGGGGGTGTGAAGGGGCTTCGGGCGGCGGCACCTGTGAGGTCTGTGATGTAGGGGGGGATCGATCGTAGTCTTCATCCAGCTGCAGAGACCAGTTGGGCGATGGGTCAGCACCTGAGTGAAGACACCGACCCCGACAAGGAGATCGACGTGGCTGAGCTGCAGGAGTGGTACAAGAAGTTCGTGGTGGAGTGTCCGAGTGGAACGCTCTTCATGCACGAGTTCAAAAGCTTCTTTGGCGTAACGGAAAACAAAGAAGCTGCGGATTATATAGAGAACATGTTCAGAGCCTTCGACAAGAACGGAGTGAGTACCAGTCTCTGGAGACCGACTAGCCTCACCTTACCCAGGAGTCAGGAGTGTTGATCAGGAACATcaggggggttaggggtaggggttagggggttagggttaagattaggggttagggttaagattaggggttagggttagggggttagggttaagattaggggttagggttagggggttagggttaaaattaggggttatggttaagattagtggttagggttaagattaggggttagggttaagattaggggtcggggttagggttaagattaggggttggggttaggggttaggttaggggttagggttcagatTAGGGTTgcggttagttagggttagggtttgggggttagggttaggattaggggttcaggttagggttaggggttagggttagggttcagattagggttggggttagggttagttagggtcacggttagggtttgggggttagggttaggattaggggttcaggttagggttaggggttagggttatggtaaattacggttagggttagggtgcgggtttagggttaggggttagggttcgggttcggattaggggttacggttatttagggttagggtaaattagggttagtgttagggattagggttagttagggtttgggttaggattagttaggggtagggttagggtttggaggTTGGGTTCggggtaggggttaggtttagtcgATGCTCATAGTTGGAATACTTTGAGTTGAAAATCTTCCAGCCtctgaaatgtaaatatttacagttttttatCATCCTCTAAAAATCTACATAAATGTAATCATGATGTTCATATTTTCACAATGTGCTTCCTGATCAATACTGACAATCATAGTAATTTCCAaccctgtgtgtttttgaatcGCGGTACCATCACTTCTTTATATTCCATCCACGTTTGCCTCCGTTTGTCTCCACGCATGAAGGACAACACCATTGACTTCCTGGAGTACGTGGCCGCCTTGAACTTAGTCCTGAGGGGGaaactggagcacaagctgAAATGGACCTTCAAAATGTACGACAAGGACGGAAGCGGATACATCGACAAAACGGAGCTTCTTGAGATTGTGGAGGTAATCCAAGCCTGGATTGAAAGTTCTGAACTAAGAGATGAAGAACACTAAATGAGACGGTGTCCTGTGGCTCTTTCAGTCCATCTACCGGCTGAAGAAGGCCTGTCACGGAGAGCTGGATGAAGAATGCAACCTGCTGACTCCAGACCAGGTGGTGGAGCGGATATTTGAGCTGGTGGACGAAAATGGAGATGGTGAGCGTTAGCATCTGTCCGCTAACGGACAGACATGAACCGAGAACAGTAACTCTTGACGCTTCGTTACAGGGGAGCTCTCGCTGGACGAGTTCATCGACGGGGCGCGGCGGGACAAGTGGGTGATGAAGATGCTGCAGATGGACGTGAACCCAGGCGACTGGATGAACGACCGCCGGCGCAGCGCCAACTTCTAACGGCGGACCAGGACCTGCCCAAAGAATCCGTCCTTCATTCTGATTGGCTCACGTGTGAATGAGGGAACAGCTGTATCTAATAAAGCTCGACGTCTAGTCCAGTTGCTGAGCAACAGTCGTTTTTGCCTTATTTAttgccgtgtgtgtgtttgtgtgtgttttataggcCTGTGCTTCTTGTTTTACACTAAAAAATGAGCATCAAGTTGTCACATGACCCGGTTCCATGGTCTTCCTGCATTACTGACAATGACTTGACTCGTGGTTTGACCCCCCAGCGGTGAATTTCAAGTTGAGTCGGTTTGTCAAACTGTTTGGTGACTGAATCTCGAAACGACCGGAAATCGACTGATCTGACTGATAGAAGAGAAACCACAGGTTCTTGTCTCTGGACCGGTTCTTTAACGGTTCTGGACCAATCAGCACCAGAACCATTGACTCTGTAATTGTTGGAACCAGAGATGTCAGTCGGCTCCGGGTCGAGCGAGGTACCGACCCGTGAGTTGATTTTCCTTCACGGGTCACATCCTGTATTTCTGGCTCGATTGTTCTGAGCTGGGGTGTTGTGGGTCATGCTGCCCCCTCCTGGTCAGGCTGCAGAAGACACCAGAAACCTGTTCTGCTGCCAGGAGGACCAGACTGAGACCCCGCATCAGCACGGACCCCCATGGGGATCAGGACTGGAGGATCAGACCCTGTTGTTGCTCTTCTTCCTTTACGTCTTGTGTCCTTAGACcaatgggggcggggggggggtcaaagtcattttcactgggggccacatcagtgtctcgtctgtcctcaaagggccagatgtaactaataattgTAACTagatgtaactcagtgtaatgtaactaaatgtaactactccttaatgtaactaataaatgtaactaaatgtaactcagtgtaatgtaactaaatgtaactactccttaatgtaactaataaatgtaactaaatgtaactcagtgtaatgtaactaaatgtaactactccttaatgtaactaataaatgtaactaaatgtaactcagtgtaatgtaactaaatgtaactactccttaatgtaactaataaatgtaactaaatgtaactcagtgtaatgtaactaaatgtaactactccttaatgttaaataactgaatttctgactgattctagttccaaacattacagttagacagaaaaaacatgtttgtttgtttctctgttctaacataaatccttttcatttgtcaggttattaaacccacagaactccatcaatcaaggatcaaactatcaatcaataaagaaaaataacatcgttgtgcacaacgtttagtcagagttaaaatgggctgaactactgcattgtgggaaatgtagtttttggtcaaatgtagtttttggtcaaaacacacttttgacctatgtATTTTCagactctgaccttttctgctcttgcgggccacatgaaatgatgtagAGGGCCACATCTGgaccccgggccttgagtttctCGCGTGTGCCTTTGAGACCACTATGGGAAAGAATATTTCTTTCCAGAACGTTTTATTAATGACTTTTAAGTTGGCGGCATCTATCGATAGTTTTCAGTATTGATCTGAGGATTATATTCAGAAATAACAAACATGCTGGAAAGGATGCCtgacatgacccccccccccatgaatcAAGAGTTGGTGTAAATTGTACGTCCTCTTCTATCTTGAACAGAGGAAATTTATCTCTTTACAGAATCCAGCCAGTGACATTGATGTGAGGAGAAATGACTAAAGGGTTAATCACACGTCTAAACTTTGATTGGCTGATGGTTTCAGCTGAGCTCAGCAGTAGATTTAAAGGATTCACATACATGATGTGTCCTTCTGCTCCTGTACAAGGTCACGGGGTCACAGGGTCTCCACCTTGGTCAGGAGTGTTTCCACCCGCCTCACCTGGTCAGGAGACAGATCCTCTCATTGAACCTTTGAGCCTGATGGGCTGcccctggtgggggggggggtactgctGCACACTGGTCCCCCACTTGTTTCCCCCACCTGAAGCTGGGTGGGCTGGAGTGGAACTTCTCCGTCCTGCATCAGATAACCCCAATCCATCAATGAGCCTAACCCATcaatgaccctaacccatcaatgaccctaacccatcaatgaccctaaccctaacccatcaatgACCCTAACCCACcaatgaccctaacccatcaatgACCCTAACCCACcaatgaccctaacccatcaatgaccctaacccatcaatgaccctaaccctaacccatcaatgaccctaaccctaacccatcaatgaccctaacccatcagtgaccctcacccatcagtgaccctaacccatcagtgaacctaacccatcagtgaccctcacccatcagtgaccctaacccatcagtgaccctaacccatcagtgaccctcacccatcagtgaccctaacccatcagtgaccctaacccatcagtgaccctaacccatcagtgaacctaacccatcagtgaccctcacccatcagtgaccctaacccatcagtgaccctaacccatcaatgACCCtcacccatcagtgaccctaacccatcagtgaacctaacccatcagtgaccctcacccatcagtgaccctaacccatcagtgaccctcaCCCATCAGTGAACCTAACCCATCAGTGAAcctaacccatcagtgaccctcacccatcagtgaccctaacccatcagtgaccctaacccatcagtgaccctcacccatcagtgaccctaacccatcagtgaacctaacccatcagtgaccctaacccatcagtgaccctcacccatcagtgaccctaacccatcagtgaccctaacccatcagtgaccctaacccatcagtgaccctaacccatcagtgaccctcacccatcagtgaccctaacccatcagtgaccctaacccatcagtgaccctcacccatcagtgaccctaacccatcagtgaacctaacccatcagtgaccctaacccatcaatgAGCCTAACCCATcaatgaccctaacccatcaatgaccctaacccatcaatgaccctaacccatcaatgaccctaaccctaacccatcaatgACCCTAACCCACcaatgaccctaacccatcaatgACCCTAACCCACCAATGGCCCTAACCCATcaatgaccctaaccctaacccatcaatgaccctaaccctaacccatcaatgaccctaacccatcagtgaccctcacccatcagtgaccctaacccatcagtgaacctaacccatcagtgaccctcacccatcagtgaccctaacccatcagtgaccctaacccatcagtgaccctcacccatcagtgaccctaacccatcagtgaccctaacccatcagtgaccctaacccatcagtgaacctaacccatcagtgaccctcacccatcagtgaccctaacccatcagtgaccctcacccatcagtgaccctaacccatcagtgaccctcacccatcagtgaccctaacccatcagtgaccctaacccatcagtgaccctaacccatcagtgaccctcacccatcagtgaccctaacccatcagtgaccctcacccatcagtgaccctaacccatcagtgaccctaacccatcagtgaccctaacccatcagtgaccttaacccatcagtgaccctcacccatcagtgaccctaacccatcagtgaccctaacccatcaatcACCCTCACCTGATGCTGACTCAGCTGCTCTGGTTTTACACACCTGGTTTATCAGGTTTCATCCGCCGCCCGctgttggtgtttgttttagtgggggggggggtaacttcTGATGGGCTCATTGTGTTattggtgtgtttgtctgaggGGGGGGGTAACTTTTCATTGTGTCCTGAGCAGATGGTCcggatggaccaatcagagctgctgGATTATTGTGTTGAACAAACAGTCCCGCCTCAGGGCGACGCCTCAGCTGCTCTACAGTAAACCGCTGGAGCacattaacccccccaccccgaccccccaccctcctctgGGACACCCTCAATAATTCATGAAGGCATCAACCGCTgtgctgcccccccaccccccgttccCCCCGTCACGCTGAGTGGAAGACTGTACT is a genomic window of Antennarius striatus isolate MH-2024 chromosome 2, ASM4005453v1, whole genome shotgun sequence containing:
- the guca1b gene encoding guanylyl cyclase-activating protein 2, which gives rise to MGQHLSEDTDPDKEIDVAELQEWYKKFVVECPSGTLFMHEFKSFFGVTENKEAADYIENMFRAFDKNGDNTIDFLEYVAALNLVLRGKLEHKLKWTFKMYDKDGSGYIDKTELLEIVESIYRLKKACHGELDEECNLLTPDQVVERIFELVDENGDGELSLDEFIDGARRDKWVMKMLQMDVNPGDWMNDRRRSANF